The Nocardioides panzhihuensis genome has a segment encoding these proteins:
- a CDS encoding HNH endonuclease, with product MNETVDQLLAGPPAGASEGELVDWISRLEEVKCIAEAVQAEAAVRLEEATRARQAEAGVPFRKLGEGVASQVALARRVSPAKGAKLLGLAKILVAEMPHTFALMKAGLFSQWQATILARETACLSMENRRVVDYRLCALDPDGELPAAVTMGLRQLENAAKKLAITLDQESVVARAANAEKDRRVSVRPAPDTMTWLGALLPVKDGVAVYAALDQAVKAAQAAGDERTTGQVMADTLVDRVTGRTTDGSAKPRVEVKIVMTADALTNDSDQPAMVEGYGPVPATWAREALADAEVFVRRLFTDPAGNLVAMESRSRKAPDGLTEFITTRDGGICRTNGCDAPIRNVDHAQRHADGGKTSAENLQGLCERCNQAKEALGWQARPGPDGSIITVTPTGHIYTSPPPDTWRPDPPPLSRAEFMLRGVLLDYPRAA from the coding sequence ATGAACGAGACCGTCGACCAGCTCCTTGCCGGGCCGCCTGCGGGTGCGTCCGAGGGTGAGCTGGTCGACTGGATCAGTCGTCTCGAAGAAGTGAAGTGCATCGCCGAAGCCGTTCAGGCAGAAGCAGCGGTACGCCTCGAGGAAGCCACCCGGGCACGGCAGGCCGAGGCCGGGGTCCCTTTCCGCAAGCTTGGCGAAGGCGTCGCCTCCCAAGTCGCCTTGGCGCGGCGGGTCTCACCCGCCAAGGGTGCCAAGCTACTGGGACTGGCGAAGATCCTCGTTGCGGAGATGCCGCACACCTTCGCTCTGATGAAGGCCGGGCTGTTCTCGCAGTGGCAGGCCACCATCCTCGCCCGCGAGACCGCCTGCCTCTCGATGGAGAATCGGCGGGTCGTCGACTACCGGCTCTGCGCCCTCGACCCAGACGGCGAACTGCCTGCAGCCGTGACGATGGGACTGCGGCAACTGGAGAACGCCGCCAAGAAACTTGCCATCACCCTCGACCAAGAATCCGTCGTCGCTCGAGCCGCGAACGCAGAGAAGGACCGTCGAGTCAGCGTCCGGCCGGCTCCGGACACGATGACCTGGCTCGGCGCGCTGCTGCCGGTCAAGGACGGCGTCGCCGTCTACGCGGCACTGGACCAGGCAGTCAAGGCCGCGCAGGCGGCCGGTGATGAGCGGACGACGGGTCAGGTCATGGCCGACACCCTGGTCGACCGCGTCACCGGCCGCACCACCGACGGCAGCGCCAAGCCTCGGGTCGAGGTCAAAATCGTGATGACCGCCGACGCCCTCACCAACGACAGCGACCAGCCGGCCATGGTCGAGGGCTACGGTCCCGTCCCCGCGACCTGGGCGCGTGAAGCGCTCGCCGACGCCGAGGTCTTCGTCCGCAGGTTGTTCACCGACCCGGCCGGGAACCTGGTCGCGATGGAGTCCCGCTCCCGCAAAGCACCCGACGGCCTGACCGAGTTCATCACCACCCGCGACGGCGGGATCTGCCGCACCAACGGCTGCGACGCCCCGATCCGCAACGTCGACCACGCCCAGCGTCACGCAGACGGCGGCAAGACCAGCGCCGAAAATCTTCAGGGCTTGTGCGAGCGCTGCAATCAGGCGAAAGAAGCCCTCGGCTGGCAAGCCAGACCAGGGCCTGACGGCAGCATCATCACCGTCACACCCACCGGGCACATCTACACCAGCCCGCCACCCGACACCTGGCGACCAGACCCACCACCCTTGTCCCGGGCAGAGTTCATGCTGCGCGGCGTACTCCTCGACTATCCGCGCGCGGCCTAA
- a CDS encoding limonene-1,2-epoxide hydrolase family protein, with product MTEIQIVEQFLAALETGNVDAALMLCADDVTYQNVPLPPARGLSEVGRQLRIMGKYTTDFEVRMINIAANGPVVLTERIDVLSRGSVSAEFWVCGTFEVRDGQIVLWRDYFDWTTFIAAGVKGVGRAAFGAIRKAVGR from the coding sequence ATGACCGAGATCCAGATCGTCGAGCAGTTCCTTGCCGCCCTCGAGACCGGGAACGTCGACGCGGCATTGATGTTGTGCGCTGACGACGTCACCTATCAGAACGTGCCGCTTCCGCCGGCGCGTGGCCTCTCGGAGGTTGGGCGCCAGCTTCGGATCATGGGGAAGTACACGACCGACTTCGAGGTCAGGATGATCAACATCGCGGCCAACGGTCCGGTGGTGCTCACCGAGCGCATCGACGTGCTCAGTCGCGGATCGGTCTCCGCGGAGTTCTGGGTGTGCGGCACCTTCGAGGTGCGCGACGGGCAGATCGTGCTCTGGCGCGACTACTTCGACTGGACGACCTTCATCGCTGCGGGCGTCAAGGGCGTCGGCAGGGCGGCGTTCGGGGCGATCCGGAAGGCCGTCGGCCGCTGA